Genomic window (Pieris rapae chromosome 4, ilPieRapa1.1, whole genome shotgun sequence):
TCTTagtaatatgttaataaaactcaATCTTcgataatatgaaaataatttatttggctCATACAGAATATTAATCACGTCAGACTATCcgaaaaaatacatagtaaaatatatttatttacaattaaatacgtTTGGTTCACGTGGAATTCACAAATACACCGAACGATGTCTTCTGGATTCACTTGACACTCATCTGCTCTCACTCCGTAGTTCGGGGAACAGCTCCAGTACGCACAGGTCCAACAGGTTGTACACCAGCTGAAACAAGAGATATGATATTGTTGatacgtcacgaagatgtgcagcgtttttgtcgaaggaAAGGgagagaccgattgagagagtgagaaagatAGAGCGAACGTAGCATGTACAAGAGCGAGAGGGAGAGGCTGCAGTGAGAAAGATTGAGAAAGAGACTTAgagagatcgagaaaaaatacacgccattggttgatgtattcctTAGTAGTAACTGCTAAACGAactattagaactttagatggcaattcggTCGTACTAAAGaagtactttgtacgcacgcacttttttttatgtttggaTGCAAACGGCAGGAGGCGAACCTGATGTTcatattgccagaaggctcgcaagtgcgttgccggcatttaaAGTATTGGTATGTCGACTCCTATcaacatataaagaaaaatatctattcTCGTCTAATGagagtttttatttgaataatataatattgaaccTGTTTGTTAAGCAACGGATTCTGCAAAATGTCAAATGCGTTGAGCGCAGCGCGAGGCAGCCCTGGGCCCAAGGCGAAGGTTGCGCATGGGCAGATCGCGGACTCCACTCGTGATCTGGCCGTGAAGCGTTGTTTCACTGCATCGTTTCTTGGTGATGTGCGCTTACTGAAAAGTATAcctgaaaagaaatatatattggtGTACATGGTATCGCTTAACACCAAATGAGCCTCCATTCGTTTGCctactgttacataaaaaggccggcaacgcactcgcgggcCCACTGACGTCGAGAGCATCTATGAGCGatggtatcactaaacatcaaaTGAGCCTCCTTTCGTTTGCCGTTAcataaaaaggccggcaacgcactcgcgagcccactGACGTCGAGAGCATCTATGAGCGgtggtgtcacttaacatcaaagGAGCCTCCTTTCGTTTgccctgttacataaaaaggccggcaacgcactcgcgggcCCACTGACGTCGAGAGCATCCATGAGCGgtggtgtcacttaacatcaaatgaGCCTGCTTTCATTTgccctgttacataaaaaggccgacaacgcactcgcgggcCCACTGACGTCGAGAGCACCTATGAGCGGTggtgtcacttaacaccaAAGGAGCCTCCAGTTActtaaaaaggccggcaacgcactcgcgggcCCACTGACGTCGAGAGCATCCATGAGCGgtggtgtcacttaacatcaaagGAGCCTCCAttcgtttgcctcctgttacattaaaaggccggcaacgcactcgcgagaaCCCGCTCCACTAAGCTACTTTCTTGGCCCATATACTCACGGTTCCCCAGGGAACGTAGATGGACTATAACGGTTAGTATAGGAGagatagagagagagagtattatgataaaaacaatatagagAACAACTCACCATGCCCCAATCGTATCAGATGAGCGAGCCTCCTCTCACTCAGCAAGTCGGAGAGGCTTCTATTCAGCGCAAAGCAAAATGCTCTGTCCACGAGATCACGGGATATGGAGAGTACATTGCCAACCACACCCAGTAAGAAGCTGCgcgtttttattacttttattactgaaattaaataattaatcgagttttataatataaaatatttttaagcttaAGATTTTAAGGTGGCGACTGAATcgagaaattccgtaacgaaaaaaaaaatggttacgCATAGTCATATTACGCGATATTAGTCCCTCGTATAACACGGGCTAATCACCATATATGGCGTTATAACGCGAGATTTGTACGTTATATTTCTGTACTGTGACATGTATCATTTCTGTAATGAGAAATTTATttgctatatattttgttcataacatactatatatgatttaaatccCCTTTGAAGAATCGTGGTAAACGTGAATTGTTTGCATATAACGCTGTATATGAGGTCCTACAAAAGCGTTATGCGACACTACTTCCACAACGCGAAACCAATCGACCGTGTTATAGGATTACTGTACTGATCCGATAGCTTTAGCAGGAATAGTAAACAAACCTGTTTAAATCCCATAAAATATATCCTTAATAAAACAAGGTGGACTATAGATAGCACTTCGGTTGCCCTTACAAAAACAACTGtcgttaccatggtaacaaacCCGGCTCATTTAGCCCATGTTTAAgaggatataaataaaaaaaagaagtttaactcacatatatacataagacATTGTGTGAACCCAACCACATTCTGCTGATAAACCATATCCCGATCCGAGAGTTGAGGCCGAACGTCGAAATTATTCCCAAAAGTccggtttttaatattacgcCCGTTACGTTTCCGAACCACCACTTCCGATACGTTTTCGTTCACTTCCTGCGCCTCTTCCACATCACGGGTGCCTTGTTTTCTGCAAAGGAAAAGTTTGTTTGTTTCGAAAAACTTTAGAGAATGGTTTGGTCAAAGCACCAAGTCTTTGTTTTGAAGAGCGGCATCCAAATTTAGCCATGACGATCTCTAAAGAAAGGAGATGGCACTATaagaagaatttattaataatatagaaaacagACTAAGAAAATCATACAATTGTTTACGTTGAGGGAAAAAATTTTTTGCTCtttgcaaaataataaatttcctaATGCAATAGAcggtatacataaaaataaaattaaatttgtttattttagaactAAAGATCATCAagatatcacttattccacgtcatttaatttgaaactgaggcatccctactcatcggcaaagaagacagagggtgtaggccgagagaaaaagccggcgtaaaaaactgtcggtacttttttttaaaaaaagcaaaacatcaaacaacatttattttaaaacaaatatagcaaattaattaaaaataccctTCCCaacactagtcccaggcccttgtATCCACTAGAAAATCGCGtaataaacatacaataaaagaTAACAGAATACTTACAGCGCCTGATAACGCTCCTTGTCCGACGAAATGAGAAAATTCCTCAAAAAACTCTCCAAATGCTGCCCCTTCTCCTTTCTCAGCCGATGCGCGACCGACTGATAAATGTTCCCCAAATCCGTGCCCACGTTGAGAGTCGAAGCCTGGACCACGAGCGAGAAATCCGTGTCCACAGTCAGAAATAGATACAACAATTCGCTCGTCTGCAGAAGTGTTATTTGGAGAATTCGTTGAAGGAAATCTTCATATTTGTATCTCAGTGTCTCTAGCGGGCTGTTGtctctaaaatttaaaaataattcctcAAGATGTTTGTACGCttatacgtatacgtatacgtTCGTTATACTTAGTTTCaccatcggacgtcaaggccgGATACGAAATTCcgcccgtatcacctcgacgtccgtcagCAGTTTCTGAGGCAACTAGCCTAGGGTCTTTCAaaacagcgtaccaattcttaaaaggccgacgaCGCAAGCACTCTGGCATTATCTGTCCATGgacggcgatatcacttaacatcaagagAGCCTCCTGGCCgcttgcctcctgttctaaaaaaagagAACATCCTCACTTTCACAccatctctctctctctctctctcacacacacacacagagaGCCGAATGAGTAATAACTTTGTTgaaggtatttaataatattatagattttttgtcttttttgtttgtatattatgtcatcCATCTTTGGTTATATCTTTAGTatagtattatttactatataataataataataaaaacttatgacaACAGGGTTGTGATGAAAATCACATATTGTGAAtgttgtgtataaaaaattattccgTAGTACATggtatatgtttaaaacagtaaaaaaaattagtgttacacattaaaattgaGTGAACGAGTGAGTGTGTGAATGAGTGCGTATGTGCAGCGGGCCTGATACGTAGTAAGGCCTCTGTAGATTAGAAAACCAATTCGGAGATATAATTCGTGTTATTTGATTGAGTTACCTTCTAGAAGGTAAAGGTAGATGCGCCAGCAGTCTGTCTCCATGGAACTCCTGCAGTTTACTCCTCAATAAGTGGAAGTCATGTTCAGTTCTGTCCACAGTGAAGAAATTCGCAGTTTCTCCCGGTCTCATCTGATGTACTGCGACTCTGAATACTCTTACTGGGCCGCGACGGGGCGGGGCTTGCTGTAATAACCGATTTAATCGCTAATAAAATACCAGTTTGACATAAAttacagttaaattaaattttatactgtAAAGTACCTATTTTATAACTAGATAATTCATGTAGAACACACACTAAAgatggttatttttttaattcaaataaaatttcaattgtcAATCATTCAATGTCATGTCAATTGTCACACAATGAACTTTATTGATAAAACCTATGCCTAAAGTATTATTGTCTCTTTCTATCGAAGTGTTTACGcagtgatgaaaagagacaagGTAAATATTGTGCCGGTTGGGcacaaatggactttctgtctatgggCGAATTTAACATTCCAAAAAGAAAATCCAGGTTGACGGCTTATTTCAgacacaggaggctgatcacctattgcCATCATGtaacacagaaatctgagcccCTGACCTAACATGTTTTTGAAGCGAGACTTTTCTTTATCGGttggaaaaataattaccgtcacatttttcagTTACGCATCATTTTTTCTAGTTTTAGGGACAAGCTTTGATTCGAAGCTTTTTTCAAATCCATAAATAgcaacaatatataataacgatatcAATGATAGTAACagttctattacaattaatgaaattctgtaataatcttagtttatttttattggacAGGGGACAAACATGCAGAAACTTTATCTATTTTACCAATTCCTGTAAAGTTGCCTATAGTAGatcatttttctaaaaatcgggttataaagaagtttctcttCTAACTTCACAtgtacacatttttatttattttttaaatataagaccAATATAAAAAcgctttataattaacaaaactcACCAGCCTAGTCTCAACATTAGTCAGCACCACCTTATAAGTGCTAAGATCCTGGTCACCGAGCGAGTCTTCTGTAGCCAGAGAATCAAAATACTTCAAAATATCAACATTCTccagtccatcatcaggtaaGCTCGACTCCAGGATCTGTCCATCATTCTGCGAGCGAAGTACGTTGCGAATTTTGGTGCCCAGTTTCACAGACTTCTCTTGAGATCTGaaacgttaaaaattaaatatttaagttcgaTGGCAGTTCCAAATTCTCTTTAacgttcaaataaataaaactctttgaTCAAAATTACTTGATTCATACAGTACACAATAAAtcgattctaaatttacatttaccaccagttcgcaagtcaagggcgtagagcgggcaagaagaactggcaagaaactctccgccactctttttaatctaaaCTGATTGTTTGaacaaatcaatcccaaggataagaataatttaaataatcatcaaattttttattgatgtattATTACGGATgcaacgtcacgaagatgtgcagcgtttatgtcgaagaaaagggagagagcgattgagatgGATTGCGAGAGaatgagaaagggagatcgagaaaaaattcacgctattggttgatgtgaTCGTTTAGTCGTTGTAGTTTTTATAGGACGCCCATTTTCGTGGGTGTaatgccggcctttgagggagaaATATGCTGTTTTTTGGTCATATAGAAACATCAAGATATTGTGTATGTACCTTTTCGTCAATTGTTTGTGATATCCCGTGGGAATTCTTGGTCCAATTAATAATCTGTAGAACTGAaacaaatttcatatttttaaacctaaaataatgaatactaaaaaaaatataagatatacttacacggcgtgtcaggcacaaaaggCTGATTATGAGACCAAGGGTTCTAGGGGCActcctttttataatattttatatataaaaatgcctCCATCAATGCGTGCTAATtcaaaaattactaaattgattttgatgaaattttgtcagtcgctatatttatttcgatattaaattaaatgaaatagttttcaaattttatataattacaaactagACGACCTCCTTTTTTGTAGTCAGTTAAAACATACCAAAGGTACAGTTgcttaatctatttttttattggataagaggcaaacgagcctacggGATGCCCAAACAGAGCA
Coding sequences:
- the LOC110995406 gene encoding sorting nexin-14, which produces MTERCQKEFLRKIRNQNFIIFAGILVGLLAVLYYYRLHLITILVSYGLGCLACYYSLTTNVLRNCAEQFTCHFIKKSPKNNEASKQGCITCGSRDCNRHDPQISAEPWRGLQIHKQLDQAIEDFYNTILEQFINAWYTKITLQPFFVDELRYQLRYASASLLRRALKINYAKFISERLVPCALRHYSVVTSGVRPCLHVAASNRNAELRYLRCMTEALLPYLLRNNEIQNSVFKVLIREIFAGWVLLSLTDVLADPYILNTLIILATGNETMAPLPATPNYKVDFLETFVRQTESVYAKRPRLLRIELELLVQEPDHFYAFMQHLKTSGTIHVLHFYKDIKSFQIRILNPDLSAKEQAQLHLEAKELYLRYIAVSLPCVSLPDALERELRDLLDTGVDCVKRLQTSRALYQAAHQSHAMLEKVLMPKFLHSEEFYRLLIGPRIPTGYHKQLTKRSQEKSVKLGTKIRNVLRSQNDGQILESSLPDDGLENVDILKYFDSLATEDSLGDQDLSTYKVVLTNVETRLQAPPRRGPVRVFRVAVHQMRPGETANFFTVDRTEHDFHLLRSKLQEFHGDRLLAHLPLPSRRDNSPLETLRYKYEDFLQRILQITLLQTSELLYLFLTVDTDFSLVVQASTLNVGTDLGNIYQSVAHRLRKEKGQHLESFLRNFLISSDKERYQALKQGTRDVEEAQEVNENVSEVVVRKRNGRNIKNRTFGNNFDVRPQLSDRDMVYQQNVVGFTQCLMYILIKVIKTRSFLLGVVGNVLSISRDLVDRAFCFALNRSLSDLLSERRLAHLIRLGHGILFSKRTSPRNDAVKQRFTARSRVESAICPCATFALGPGLPRAALNAFDILQNPLLNKQLVYNLLDLCVLELFPELRSESR